ACGGTGAAGCCGGCGATACGGTCCGGGCCCCACTGGCGGATGGTGTAGACGTGGGCCGCCGCAGCCATCTCGATCGCCTCGGTGTAGCTGACACGGACCAGGCCACCCTTGCCGCGCTGCGAGACGTACGCGTCCTGCTTCTCCGGGTCCTCTTGGATGGAGCGCCAGGCCAGGACCGGGTCGCCGTGCTCCTGCTTCGCCGCCCGGAACATGTCCAGGAGCACACCACGCACGTAGGGGTAGCGGATGCGGGTCGGCGAGTAGGTGTACCAGGAGAAGGACGCGCCACGCGGGCAGCCGCGGGGCTCGTAGTCCGGCATGTCCGGGCCCGTCGTCGGGTAGTCGACGGCCTGCGACTCCCAGGTGATCACGCCATCCTTGACGTAGACCTTCCACGAGCAGGAACCGGTGCAGTTGACGCCGTGGGTGGAGCGCACCATCTTGTCGAAGGACCAGCGGTTGCGGTAGAACACATCGGCGTCGCGTCCGCCGGTGAGGAAGAGCTGCTGGCCGCTTTCGGTCATCTCGCCGCGGCGGACGTAGTTGCCGAGTTTGAACAGGGGATTAGTCATGGTGACTCCTTAACCCGGGAAGGGGGCGTTGGGACGGGCGTAGTAGATCCAGGCGAGGACGGCGGCGGCGGCGAAGAACACCACGGCTCCCCAGAAGAAGACGGTGGGGGTGATCATCGACAGAAGGATGCCGACGATGAACGGGCCGAACGCTCCCATCGCACCGGTCCAACCGATCACCCCGCCGGCCTGGCGCTTGGGCAGGATCATGGGCATCTGCTTGAAGGAGCCCGCGTTGACCAGGCCCGAGAAGAAGGCCATGACCAGCATCGTGCCCATGAACCACCAGAACTGGTTGACACTGTCCGGGGTGAGGAAGAAGGTGGCCACCGCGGTCATCACGGCCATGCCGACCAGCCCGACGAAGGTGAACACGGCGCCACCGAACTTGTCACACAGCGGGCCCGCAAGCGCACGGACGCCCGCGCCCACCAGCGGGAAAAGGAAGGCCCACGTTGCGCCCTTGACCAGATCCCCGGCCGCGGTATCGGCGGCGAGGGCGGAGCTGGCGCCGTAGGTGTTGTTGATGAGCAGACCCAGCTGCGCGGAGAACCCGGCGAAGGCGCCGAAACCCGCGAGGTAGATCACCGTCATGATCCAGGTGTTCTTGTTGCCGAAGATGTCGATCTGCTGGCGGAAGTTCGCCGTCACCGGGACATCCTTGAGGAAGATCCACGCAATGACCGCCATGAGGATCGCCCACGGGATGAAGAAGATCGCCGGGTTGAAGATGAAGATCTCCTGCCCCGCGTCGACGCCGCGCTGCGGAGCCAGGAAACCGATGCCCAGCAGCGAGAAGCCCATGAGCCACGGGGCGGTGAGCTGGACAAAGGACATGCCCAGGTTGGACAGGCCGGCCTGCAGACCCAGGGCGGTGCCCGCCTGCGCCTTGGGGAAGAAGTAACCCGTCGACGGCATGAAGCCGGAGAAGACGCCGCCGCCGATACCGGCCATGAAGGACAGTGTGAGCAGGACCCAGTACGGAGTCTGCGTGTTCTGCACCGCCACGAACCAGCCGGCCAGCGGGATGACGAACAGGAGCGACGACAGGGAGACGAGCCTGCGGGTGCCCATGATGGCCGGCAGGAACATGAACACGAGGCGGAACAGTCCG
This sequence is a window from Corynebacterium doosanense CAU 212 = DSM 45436. Protein-coding genes within it:
- a CDS encoding MFS transporter, translated to MTTLDTSQRVLHGWDPEDPDKWDAKIAWSTLVISTITLFLGFCTWYLVSAIAPMLNQIGFGLTPAQLYWLTAIPGLATGLFRLVFMFLPAIMGTRRLVSLSSLLFVIPLAGWFVAVQNTQTPYWVLLTLSFMAGIGGGVFSGFMPSTGYFFPKAQAGTALGLQAGLSNLGMSFVQLTAPWLMGFSLLGIGFLAPQRGVDAGQEIFIFNPAIFFIPWAILMAVIAWIFLKDVPVTANFRQQIDIFGNKNTWIMTVIYLAGFGAFAGFSAQLGLLINNTYGASSALAADTAAGDLVKGATWAFLFPLVGAGVRALAGPLCDKFGGAVFTFVGLVGMAVMTAVATFFLTPDSVNQFWWFMGTMLVMAFFSGLVNAGSFKQMPMILPKRQAGGVIGWTGAMGAFGPFIVGILLSMITPTVFFWGAVVFFAAAAVLAWIYYARPNAPFPG